A window of Babesia microti strain RI chromosome III, complete genome contains these coding sequences:
- a CDS encoding p25-alpha family protein, putative (overlaps_old_locusTagID:BBM_III04630) yields MCLEKFVRYSNNCNMMEGRMFIKLCKEAKLIDANLTSANCDIAYVQTVKRGQKFLDYEGFIKVLEEIAFIKGVPLECVIEKIESTNGPTYISKTTTKPNRLYDDKHKYTGTHSRRYSLSVDFN; encoded by the exons ATGTGTTTAGAAAAATTTGTAAGATATAGTAACAATTGTAACATGATGGAAGGAAGaatgtttataaaattatgtaaagAAGCTAAACTAATAGATGCTAATTTAACTAGTGCCAATTGTGATATAGCATATGTTCAGACTGTAAAAAGG GGTCAAAAATTCCTAGACTACGAAGGTTTCATAAAAGTGTTAGAAGAAATAGCATTTATTAAAGGAGTGCCCTTGGAATGTgttattgaaaaaattgaatcGACAAACGGGCCCACATACATATCCAAAACTACTACCAAGCCCAATAGATTATATGATGATAAGCACAAGTATACGGGCACACATTCTAGGAGGTACAGTCTGTCTGTAGATTTTAActag
- a CDS encoding Pantothenate kinase 4 (overlaps_old_locusTagID:BBM_III04645), with translation MLCTIISANNIYGCYRASDADVDCFLKTHKNDLIWYNKLEDVECNLIFQLKSTATIKNLKIHNISSNEVLPKSIYNGISYMTLRYDVLFGYSKLIPEIVGNFDIKKSLDMPKIQTDLSPPYLVVHIADVVTYCLYTESECKFMGDSPIGIKFIRNLIDYDTLNIDKMLNIGDNSTVDFLISDIYKDGYDSVGLPKNCIAASLAKASCAEYCAKEDLFKSLIIAFAFDITHHAIIYAQMNGLDTIAYLGDLVNVENVCKIIHFAAMFRSSMGVNSAFFKYPQYIAPLGMAEIGETN, from the coding sequence ATGCTTTGTACTATTATTTCCGCCAACAACATCTATGGCTGCTACAGGGCAAGTGATGCTGATGTGGATTGTTTCCTAAAAACCCATAAAAATGACCTGATTTGGTACAATAAACTGGAAGATGTAGAGTGCAATCTCATATTTCAACTAAAATCCACCGCCACTATCAAGAATCTCAAAAttcacaatatatcaagCAACGAAGTTTTGCCCAAAAGCATATACAATGGTATCTCATATATGACACTGAGATATGATGTGTTATTTGGATATAGCAAGTTAATACCGGAAATTGTTGGAAATTTtgacattaaaaaatcccTGGATATGCCAAAAATACAAACTGACCTATCTCCTCCCTACCTAGTAGTACATATAGCAGACGTCGTTACATATTGTTTGTATACTGAAAGCgaatgtaaatttatgGGCGATTCACCCATtggtatcaaatttatcaggAACCTTATCGACTATGATACTCTAAATATCGATAAAATGTTGAACATAGGTGATAATTCTACCGTTGATTTCCTGATATCGGATATATACAAGGATGGTTATGATTCAGTAGGTCTGCCAAAAAATTGCATAGCAGCATCACTAGCAAAGGCAAGCTGCGCCGAATATTGTGCAAAGGAAGATCTGTTCAAAAGTTTGATAATTGCATTCGCCTTTGACATAACCCACCATGCAATCATTTACGCCCAAATGAATGGTCTAGATACCATAGCATATTTAGGTGATTTGGTAAATGTTGAAAATGTGtgtaaaataatacacTTTGCTGCAATGTTTAGGTCTTCCATGGGTGTAAATTCTGCGTTTTTCAAATACCCGCAATACATCGCACCCCTAGGCATGGCAGAAATTGGTGAGACTAACTGA
- a CDS encoding hypothetical protein (overlaps_old_locusTagID:BBM_III04620), whose product MFNPWKRKVKRENKAAQILASVESNPQGDNLLKHIIKEHLPANNNITKRDDLDIKDFSTSSIVKIENTLFDDADESFDSECIANGSELNESVDSITSLISKADSVSSKNQNYPKQLNDNHVDKRSTDDVQTSDNDLGKMNETTSGHDGGKGLGQNSGSQATKKGTIKSVVRDNKSHRIQKWTRSSEDSFEQELALAIKHSLKDSQSSDQFEEIIKQATPAAAEMDCDENMECGGKLQLTYRTQCIDNYCHICEEMYLGHSLLELPQITYKKLASFDCVDRKQVVMSWNRIWTGYKLLCSQYRKNQVIDLWGPKEVVLFELAIFRLGKEFYKLHQLIPTKSVGEIVDFYYIWKKTRRYHLWKQVRHLTFEALETEDICKDLFQKTCSSTSLTSIESSDKGNMPNSMGSCIASAVCKRPRVDVKYKPKK is encoded by the coding sequence ATGTTCAATCCGTGGAAGCGCAAAGTGAAACGGGAGAACAAGGCAGCTCAGATATTAGCTTCTGTGGAATCAAATCCACAAGGAGACAATCTCCTCAAACATATAATCAAGGAACACCTGCCTGCCAACAATAATATTACCAAGAGGGATGATTTGGATATCAAAGATTTTTCTACGAGTtctattgttaaaattgaaaacaCTCTGTTCGATGATGCGGATGAGAGTTTTGACAGCGAATGTATTGCTAACGGGAGTGAACTGAACGAGTCGGTTGATTCCATTACGTCACTAATTAGTAAAGCTGATTCTGTAAGCAGCAAAAACCAGAATTATCCAAAGCAATTGAATGATAACCATGTGGATAAGCGAAGTACAGATGATGTTCAGACTTCAGACAATGATTTAGGTAAAATGAATGAGACTACTTCTGGCCATGATGGTGGCAAGGGGTTGGGTCAAAATTCAGGCAGTCAAGCCACGAAAAAAGGTACCATAAAAAGTGTAGTGAGAGATAATAAATCTCACAGAATTCAAAAATGGACCAGAAGTTCTGAGGATTCTTTCGAACAGGAACTGGCTCTCGCCATCAAACATAGTTTAAAAGATTCACAGTCCAGTGATCAATTTGAAGAAATCATTAAGCAAGCTACTCCTGCTGCCGCAGAGATGGATTGTGATGAAAATATGGAATGCGGCGGCAAATTACAGCTAACCTATCGCACACAATGTATTGACAATTATTGCCACATTTGTGAGGAAATGTATCTGGGACATTCATTATTGGAACTGCcacaaattacatataaGAAATTGGCAAGTTTTGATTGCGTAGACAGGAAGCAAGTTGTTATGTCGTGGAATCGTATTTGGACCggatataaattattgtgcAGCcaatatcgcaaaaatcAAGTCATTGACCTTTGGGGACCAAAGGAAGTGGTTCTTTTTGAGCTAGCAATTTTTCGGCTGGGAAAGGAATTCTACAAGTTACACCAACTAATACCTACCAAATCTGTTGGTGAGATTGTCGACTTTTACTACATCTGGAAGAAGACCCGAAGGTATCACCTTTGGAAACAAGTACGACACTTAACATTCGAGGCACTAGAAACGGAAGATATTTGTAAAGATTTATTCCAAAAAACTTGTTCCAGCACTAGCTTGACAAGCATTGAATCTAGTGATAAGGGAAACATGCCCAACAGTATGGGTTCTTGTATAGCCAGTGCAGTCTGTAAGAGACCTAGGGTGGATGTTAAGTATAAGCCCAAAAAATAa
- a CDS encoding hypothetical protein (overlaps_old_locusTagID:BBM_III04640), with product MDNRPKIVGVSFQEQRQNWVAHYMQDGKVKHRSFSVKKYGSDEAYKKAVQCRIDNLNKTKKQPRIHLEQHSVKTIQNLSISGTLDALNKWSNHDLLEKLMKETPKDSAQKRLKLIKMALHCILVDLQDLYPRHTIELLDYDKFDQCFKSQILDIWKSHDVEQLKPLLSIYNELFELQKLPCIIEDSQQVMLIQKTASLWGVLYNE from the coding sequence ATGGATAATCGGCCTAAGATCGTGGGAGTCAGTTTCCAAGAGCAACGACAGAACTGGGTGGCCCATTATATGCAAGATGGCAAAGTTAAGCATCGTAGTTTTAGCGTTAAGAAATATGGCTCCGATGAAGCCTACAAGAAAGCAGTGCAATGTAGAATAGATAACTTGAACAAGACCAAAAAGCAACCTCGAATACACCTCGAACAGCACAGCGTTAAAACTATACAAAATCTATCCATATCAGGTACATTGGACGCCCTTAACAAGTGGAGCAATCACGATCTACTAGAAAAATTGATGAAGGAAACACCCAAAGATTCTGCCCAGAAACggttgaaattgataaaaatggctttgcattgtatattagttGATTTACAGGACCTATATCCGAGACACACCATTGAACTATTGGACTACGATAAATTTGACCAGTGTTTCAAGAGTCAAATTCTCGACATTTGGAAATCACACGACGTAGAACAACTTAAACCCTTGCTTAGCATTTATAATGAACTTTTTGAATTACAAAAGCTACCATGTATAATAGAAGATAGTCAACAAGTGATGTTGATTCAAAAAACAGCCTCCCTGTGGGGTGTGTTATATAATGAATAG
- a CDS encoding Prefoldin subunit 3 (overlaps_old_locusTagID:BBM_III04625) has translation MNIIIKNLIIEDGTSNIPKAKFIENIEELIGDTDPILTRNAARELLAKYLFIERTMISKLNAMESKAPELKDALFSLEKLAKEESLNLYFKVTDSLYAEANIPPSNTVFLWLGANTLVEYPILEAIELIKKHHEGFSTSSLELKNEIEWLREQITIAEVNVSRIHNFCVQRAKANDSTKIQHSDQ, from the exons ATGAacattataataaaaaatttgatcatTGAAGATGGTACTAGTAATATACCCAAGGCTAAATTCATT GAAAATATTGAAGAATTAATAGGAGACACCGATCCAATTCTCACTAGAAATGCCGCAAGGGAGTTGCTAGC caaatatttgttcatAGAAAGAACCATGATATCTAAACTCAACGCTATGGAATCAAAAGCACCAGAATTAAAGGATGCTCTTTTTTCACTTGAGAAACTCGCTAAGGAGGAG AGCCTCAATCTTTATTTCAAAGTAACTGATAGCCTATATGCCGAAGCCAATATACCCCCGTCTAACACCGTTTTCCTGTGGCTGGGAGCTAATACACTAGTTGAGTATCCAATTCTGGAAGCAATagaattgataaaaaaacATCATGAGGGGTTTTCCACCTCCAGTTTAGAACTG aaaaatgaaatagaaTGGCTTAGGGAACAAATTACAATCGCTGAGGTGAATGTGTCTAGGATCCACAATTTTTGCGTACAAAGAGCTAAGGCAAATGATTCGACAAAAATACAACATTCCGATCAGTAA
- a CDS encoding ATP synthase delta (OSCP) subunit (overlaps_old_locusTagID:BBM_III04635): protein MLRRSIFNKSVICINSPFNLCKIAPINTNMFTFSTSATTESFEGHGILGTYAKALYKVSNNAKKADKVLKDFQNLNSMCLNSKDFQNFILKPSLDKEIKLKFLGEQLEFDKITLSCISLMFENKRIDSLSKFVNILEKINLREQGKVPCQVLHAQVLSQENKEKIKAALYKRLGNNKEPVIDFIESPEIMGGLITKIDGKVLDSSVAGKLNTINKILNS from the exons ATGCTCCGACGtagtatatttaataaatcagTTATTTGCATAAATAGCCCATTTAATTTGTGCAAAATAGCACCCATAAATACTAATATGTTTACTTTTTCCACTAGTGCTACCACTGAATCGTTTGAGGGGCATGGAATACTTGGCACATATGCTAAAGCATTGTACAAGGTGTCAAATAACGCTAAAAAAGCTGATAAGGTCTTGAAAGATTTTCAAAACTTAAATTCTATGTGCTTGAATAGTAAAGactttcaaaatttcatcttAAAACCTTCATTAGACAAGGAAATCAAGTTGAAATTCCTAGGGGAGCAGTTAGAATTTGACAAGATAACCCTTTCCTGCATAAGCTTGATGTTTGAAAATAAGAGAATTGATAGCCTTTCTAAGTTTGTCAATATATTggaaaaaatcaatttgagGGAGCAGGGAAAGGTCCCTTGCCAAGTTTTACATGCACAA GTTTTATCGCAAGAGAATAAGGAAAAAATTAAGGCAGCTCTTTATAAAAGACTGGGAAATAATAAGGAGCCTGTGATCGATTTTATAGAATCTCCAGAAATAATG GGAGGATTGATTACTAAAATAGATGGTAAAGTATTGGATTCGTCTGTTGCCGGGAAATtgaatacaattaataagaTTCTTAACTCGTAA
- a CDS encoding F-type H+-transporting ATPase oligomycin sensitivity conferral (overlaps_old_locusTagID:BBM_III04640): MNRHIFSIISILCILVTPPIGCQDTKLSEFDQFTDNDIESRLSLSELDSAAESSESFAYQTEVTRLLDIIVNSIYTNKEIFIRELISNASDALEKARLNEIESNEPSHNLNIRVSFDDTTLSIFDSGIGMSKDDMMTNLGTIAKSGTKNFLNAMKENANANLIGQFGVGFYSAFLVADRVVVQSKRHGHDQYIWESSTSDHSYKIYKDPKGNTIPRGTRVTLFLKEDSKEYLNFDKLKTLINKYNSFIPHQIFLYGKPSSQPNLSIDGLNLNPEQVSIINSDGSANESKLSSEDETNKWHHLNDKQPLWLRPPKEVTDDEYKNFYKAISGDSQDPLTTIHFRGEGDVEFKALLFIPGRPPSEFLDYSKQSHNVKLYIKRVLVSVDLPNFIPRYLFNLYGIVDCEDMSLNISRETIQHNKTLSVVSKKIVRKVLDKISQLKSEDESNTDSNETTTFSKFWQSFQGSLKVGCYEDHSNRAKILDLLLFHSLRHRDGKLTLDKYIKEVVGDNKIIYYASGETYSQVEKIPQLQIFKKKDIDVLFLFDSLDESCLSRSASYKEFQFKSIQKGKLDLGDADKERHDIYKKVFKSFQSDLKDVLEDVSRVEYNDKLLDSPCAVQATEWGMSAQMERAMKSYTINKFDKGVVQRNKVFQVNPEHPLIVRLLEIHTVSGKSPEFTDAAKLIYDTAKLASGFMLEDSQTISNAAYQFLSEKIKVQSDTLDSLISKNSKLSEAVETNDGNASADSDMSMNLDDIKDDEL, translated from the exons ATGAATAGACACATTTTTAgtattatatcaattttgtgtATACTAGTAACGCCTCCAATAGGATGTCAGGATACAAAATTGTCTGAGTTTGATCAATTCACTGACAATGATATCGAATCTCGCCTGTCACTCAGCGAGTTGGATTCGGCTGCTGAATCTAGTGAAAGTTTTGCATATCAAACCGAAGTAACTAGACTGTTAGATATTATTGTCAATTCCATATACACTAACAAGGAGATATTTATTAGGGAATTAATTTCTAATGCATCCGATGCCTTAGAGAAGGCGAGGTTAAATGAGATAGAATCAAATGAACCGTCTCACAACCTAAACATACGAGTGTCTTTTGACGATACAACACTGTCCATTTTTGACAGTGGAATTGGTATGTCAAAGGATGATATGATGACTAATTTGGGTACCATTGCAAAGTCAGGTACTaagaattttttgaatgcCATGAAAGAAAATGCTAATGCTAATTTGATTGGTCAGTTTGGCGTTGGATTTTATTCGGCATTTTTGGTCGCCGATAGGGTCGTGGTTCAGTCCAAAAG ACATGGTCACGATCAGTATATTTGGGAATCATCCACTTCTGACCACTcttacaaaatttacaaggATCCTAAAGGTAACACAATCCCTCGTGGCACTCGTGTCACACTATTTCTCAAAGAAGATTCCAAGGAGTACCTAAATTTCGATAAGCTCAAAACattgattaataaatacaatagCTTTATCCCACACCAAATATTCTTGTATGGTAAACCAAGTTCTCAGCCCAACCTCTCAATTGACGGCTTGAATCTAAACCCAGAACAAGTAAGCATTATAAACTCCGATGGTTCTGCCAATGAATCTAAATTGTCCAGTGAAGATGAAACTAATAAGTGGCACCACTTGAATGATAAACAGCCGCTTTGGTTAAGGCCACCAAAGGAAGTGACTGATGATGagtataaaaatttctaTAAGGCAATCTCTGGGGACTCCCAGGATCCACTGACCACAATTCATTTTAGAGGGGAAGGAGATGTTGAATTTAAGGcactattatttattcCAGGTAGACCGCCTAGCGAATTCCTCGACTACTCAAAGCAATCACACAATGTCAAACTTTATATTAAACGAGTTCTGGTATCTGTCGACCTACCAAATTTCATCCCACGATATTTGTTCAACCTCTATGGTATTGTAGACTGCGAGGATATGTCTTTGAATATTTCCAGGGAGACAATTCAGCACAATAAGACACTGAGTGTGGTATCCAAGAAGATAGTTAGGAAGGTGTTAGATAAGATTAGCCAGCTGAAATCTGAAGATGAATCTAATACTGATAGCAACGAAACCACAACATTTAGCAAGTTTTGGCAATCTTTCCAAGGATCTCTAAAGGTTGGATGTTACGAAGACCACTCCAATCGTGCTAAGATACTAGACCTATTGTTATTCCACAGTTTGAGGCACCGTGATGGCAAACTGACTTtggataaatatattaaagAAGTAGTTGGGGATAATAAGATCATTTACTACGCGTCTGGTGAGACTTACAGTCAAGTTGAGAAGATTCcacaattacaaattttcaagaaAAAAGACATAGATGTTCTATTCCTATTTGACTCATTGGATGAATCATGCCTTTCACGTTCAGCTTCATATAAGGAATTCCAATTTAAGTCGATTCAGAAAGGGAAACTTGACCTTGGCGATGCAGATAAGGAGAGACatgatatttacaaaaagGTATTTAAGTCATTCCAATCGGACCTAAAAGATGTCCTTGAAGATGTATCTAGGGTTGAGTATAATGACAAGCTTTTAGATTCACCCTGTGCTGTACAAGCTACTGAGTGGGGAATGAGCGCGCAAATGGAAAGGGCAATGAAATCTTACACAATAAACAAGTTTGATAAAGGCGTGGTGCAACGGAATAAGGTGTTCCAAGTTAACCCTGAACACCCACTAATTGTCAGATTATTAGAGATACATACTGTCTCTGGGAAATCACCAGAGTTTACTGATGCCGCCAAGTTGATCTATGATACTGCTAAGTTGGCCAGTGGTTTCATGCTGGAAGATTCACAGACAATTTCCAATGCCGCTTACCAATTTTTGAGTGAAAAAATCAAAGTCCAATCAGATACCTTGGATAGCCTTATTAGCAAGAATAGCAAGCTGAGTGAGGCAGTGGAAACAAACGATGGAAACGCCAGTGCTGACAGCGATATGAGTATGAATTTGGACGATATTAAGGACGATGAACTATAA
- a CDS encoding conserved Plasmodium protein, unknown function (overlaps_old_locusTagID:BBM_III04615), producing MLLYILCAFQVVNAQKLYKKANLTISSHVDHLSSTLKPHTNRNSKLITCIGFNEPELRQELKNAANISNSEYSIFGGPLNPQSYLYYSEGKPEMLLDLDYGINDSHCNDICLLSQKIILYIPTQLIKVSADDRIELHQNIKQTLQFLKENNNNGARIFALLPKNISDKHLDLLNNYLANTHNITIIKNINSEMLFCRSNLSYEKILTVLGKQKRVAFDRIDEREKLLTSFNPLVFADSDMYKRVLKCEDERDFRTISKIPLLQSTLAQVLGSLFRNSTIRVSSDDSYEQFRSFAISDINSTLELGAINYLYSLVLREMSKAPNKPTADTIDNCLEDALEFYRKSANNILGNTNEEAEKRVRMILEKTAQLLINIPPNQLLRRQLMSGKLNRGLHMGLGLTAMIRRPGRGNLQWYTNYQLGPLTLTLGFANDKDLCPDSIPSFRLQPKVYFNVNL from the exons ATGTTactgtatatattatgtgcCTTCCAAGTAGTAAATGCACAAAAGCTATACAAGAAA gctaatttgacaatttcatcGCATGTCGACCATCTGTCTTCCACGTTGAAACCTCATACCAACCGTAACTCCAAATTGATTACGTGTATAG GATTTAATGAACCAGAATTACGGCAAGAGTTGAAGAATGCGgccaatatatcaaatagtGAATATAGTATTTTTGGCGGTCCTCTCAATCCACAATCGTACCTATACTACAGTGAGGGAAAGCCTGAAATGTTACTAGATCTTGATTATGGGATAAACGACTCACATTGCAACGACATTTGCCTCTTATCACAAAAAATCATTCTCTACATTCCGACACAACTTATCAAAGTATCAGCAGATGATCGAATTGAATTACACCAGAACATCAAGCAGACTTTACAATTTCTAAAGGAGAATAATAACAATGGCGCAAGAATATTTGCATTGTTGCCCAAGAATATTAGTGATAAGCATTTGGATTTACTGAATAATTACTTGGCGAATACACATAAcattacaataattaaaaatataaatagcgaaatgttattttgtaGAAGTAATTTGTCATATGAAAAAATACTGACTGTGCTGGGGAAACAAAAGAGAGTGGCCTTCGACAGAATTGATGAAAGGGAGAAGCTTCTTACGAGTTTTAACCCACTG GTATTTGCAGACTCTGATATGTATAAGAGAGTACTAAAGTGTGAAGATGAGCGCGATTTTCGCACAATATCCAAAATACCTTTATTACAAAGTACGCTCGCACAGGTGTTAGGCAGTTTGTTTAGGAATAGCACGATTCGAGTATCTAGCGATGACTCGTATGAGCAATTTAGAAGTTTTGCTATTTCTGACATCAATTCTACGCTTGAACTTGGGGCCATTAACTATTTGTATTCGCTGGTACTTAGGGAAATGTCAAAGGCACCTAACAAGCCAACAGCTGATACAATAGACAATTGCCTAGAAGATGCCCTTGAGTTTTACAGGAAATCTGCAAATAACATACTAGGTAACACGAATGAGGAAGCCGAGAAAAGGGTTAGAATGATTTTAGAGAAAACTGCACAACTTCTAATAAATATCCCTCCGAATCAATTACTCAGGCGACAATTAATGTCTGGTAAATTGAACAGGGGGTTGCATATGGGCCTGGGTCTGACTGCGATGATAAGAAGGCCTGGACGGGGAAATTTACAATggtatacaaattatcaacttgGTCCACTGACGTTGACTTTGGGCTTTGCTAATGACAAGGATTTGTGCCCAGATAGTATACCCTCATTTAGATTGCAACCGAAGGTCTACTTTAATGTGAActtgtaa